A window of Cohnella herbarum contains these coding sequences:
- a CDS encoding ABC transporter substrate-binding protein, which yields MGKYNKLWMPLVAATLLVSACSNGNDNKGNATESASPSASASAGKSEADLAFEKGKYDPPIEISTVIMPKEYTKGETKDNNVHDRWMLETLGLKYKDTWYPAGSDQYRQQLQLALTSGEKLPDFVMVPTDAVLTNQLIDSKQFMPIDELFDKYATQVWKDHAAANPELWYPFTRDGKKWNLPIMEYTDNDDTLLWLREDWMEKLNLQAPKTIAELENIMDKFKNENPDGLAAKDVFPLAISLKNNTNTWMGGLDWLFGAYGSVQEQWNKDANGNLEYGSVNPGAKQALAKLQEWMEKGYIHPDSALWDEGKSAEIWTKGNAGVLPGANWVPDWPAPDLLKNVKGSKYKAYPVPAGPDGLIGTKWQNSGVNSSFMINKDAKHPEAIILYYNYLLENLANPTVGSPYEHGFAKGYDWDIIDGQPTNDKEKIGADFFDKFPYITGPARIPNLYMATLVKLADGGTPETPYEKQQATFRKPENWYAAKVVMSQIDIRKQNYFTGAATPTMIEKWNLLRQSELETFNKIIYGKLPVDAFDQFVTTWKANGGEQVTKEVNEWFQSVSK from the coding sequence ATGGGTAAGTACAATAAGTTATGGATGCCGCTCGTAGCGGCGACGTTACTCGTCTCGGCTTGCAGCAACGGCAATGACAACAAGGGCAACGCGACAGAATCGGCAAGCCCGTCCGCATCGGCTTCCGCCGGGAAATCCGAAGCGGATCTCGCGTTCGAGAAAGGCAAGTACGATCCTCCGATCGAGATCAGCACGGTTATCATGCCTAAAGAGTACACCAAGGGAGAGACGAAGGATAACAATGTCCATGACCGTTGGATGTTGGAAACGTTAGGCCTAAAGTACAAGGATACTTGGTATCCGGCAGGCAGCGACCAATACAGACAACAGCTTCAGCTCGCGTTGACTTCCGGCGAGAAGCTGCCCGATTTCGTAATGGTGCCGACCGATGCCGTACTTACGAATCAGTTGATCGATTCCAAGCAATTTATGCCGATCGACGAGTTGTTCGATAAATACGCGACGCAAGTATGGAAAGACCATGCCGCGGCGAATCCGGAATTGTGGTATCCCTTCACAAGGGACGGTAAAAAATGGAACCTTCCGATCATGGAATATACGGACAACGATGACACGCTTCTATGGTTACGCGAGGATTGGATGGAGAAGCTGAATCTCCAAGCGCCAAAAACGATTGCGGAACTCGAGAACATCATGGATAAATTCAAGAACGAGAACCCGGACGGATTGGCTGCGAAAGACGTCTTCCCGCTGGCGATTTCCTTGAAAAACAATACGAACACTTGGATGGGCGGCCTTGACTGGTTATTCGGCGCTTACGGCTCCGTTCAAGAGCAGTGGAACAAAGACGCTAACGGCAACCTAGAATACGGTTCCGTTAACCCGGGCGCGAAGCAAGCGCTAGCCAAGCTGCAAGAATGGATGGAAAAAGGATATATTCACCCGGATTCCGCGCTATGGGATGAAGGCAAATCGGCGGAAATCTGGACCAAAGGAAACGCGGGCGTATTGCCTGGCGCGAACTGGGTTCCGGACTGGCCGGCTCCGGATTTGTTGAAAAACGTAAAGGGATCTAAATACAAAGCGTACCCGGTACCAGCAGGTCCTGATGGCCTTATCGGTACGAAATGGCAAAATTCCGGCGTTAACAGCAGCTTTATGATTAACAAAGACGCTAAACATCCGGAAGCGATTATTCTTTATTACAACTACTTGCTGGAAAACTTAGCTAACCCGACCGTGGGCAGCCCTTACGAGCACGGATTCGCGAAAGGATACGACTGGGATATCATCGACGGTCAACCGACGAACGATAAAGAAAAAATCGGAGCCGATTTCTTCGACAAATTCCCTTACATCACAGGTCCTGCGCGTATTCCCAACTTGTACATGGCGACGCTCGTTAAGCTGGCGGACGGCGGTACGCCCGAAACGCCTTACGAGAAGCAACAAGCTACGTTCCGTAAACCCGAGAACTGGTATGCGGCTAAAGTCGTGATGTCGCAAATCGACATCCGTAAGCAAAATTACTTCACGGGCGCCGCAACGCCTACGATGATCGAAAAATGGAATCTGCTTCGCCAATCCGAGCTTGAAACGTTCAACAAAATCATCTATGGTAAACTTCCCGTAGATGCTTTCGATCAGTTCGTTACGACTTGGAAAGCGAACGGCGGAGAACAAGTGACGAAAGAAGTCAACGAATGGTTCCAATCCGTATCTAAATAA
- a CDS encoding response regulator: MQMIIVDDEAHWADNLSMNKPWHTLGIEQVHKAYSAQEALRIIETHPIDIVISDVLMPEMTGIELIGEIRERDKNIKCIILSGHSDFEYAKEALRHQAVDYLLKPPTDEELLGAVQSAVEQLKTEWESVSSNERTQFTLRENLPLLRGQLLLSAFRGERLPEEEWTRKLETYGLPIRDGECALLLVRMEDEFVQYRNNGRQLLEYAIINIAEEIFGELSHVWGVKEEHGYLAFLLQFKDSVQDAGKEVLLEKLAMQLQSKVKQYLKGAVSIVTTEQFRFPSELSKRYRHALAYFRQIVGDEREFIMRAGDLESSLSHGALDAIHTPPGLNNLLEAGRWDAAELKLHDIFAELDEKWSESWEHCLETGSIIVSTYAHFAHRNGHTLAGLLGDEMEAVQNGEAFSSIGKLRSWSLEGLGKLKEGTSNDVKDIRSVYVKKIQEFVQANLHHDVSLRALADHVNLHPTHLSKLYKIETGEGVSEYVSRLRLETACHKLKTTDRKVYEISADIGYLDPAYFIKVFKRQFGVTPQEYRERN; the protein is encoded by the coding sequence ATGCAAATGATCATCGTTGACGACGAAGCCCATTGGGCGGATAACTTATCCATGAATAAGCCTTGGCACACGCTGGGCATCGAGCAAGTTCATAAAGCGTATTCCGCGCAAGAAGCGTTGCGCATCATCGAGACGCACCCAATCGATATCGTGATTTCCGACGTTCTCATGCCCGAAATGACGGGAATCGAGCTGATCGGGGAAATTCGCGAAAGAGACAAGAACATCAAGTGCATCATTCTGTCCGGACATTCCGATTTCGAATACGCGAAGGAAGCGCTTCGGCATCAAGCGGTAGATTATTTACTTAAGCCCCCGACGGACGAAGAACTGCTCGGAGCGGTGCAATCCGCGGTCGAGCAATTGAAGACGGAATGGGAAAGCGTAAGCTCCAACGAACGCACTCAATTTACGTTGCGCGAAAACCTGCCGCTGTTGCGCGGGCAACTGCTGTTAAGCGCGTTCAGAGGCGAGCGGCTACCCGAGGAAGAATGGACCCGGAAGCTCGAGACCTACGGCTTGCCCATCCGCGATGGAGAGTGCGCGCTGCTGCTCGTCCGGATGGAGGACGAATTCGTACAGTATCGCAACAACGGACGGCAGCTGTTGGAATACGCCATTATTAATATCGCGGAAGAAATTTTCGGAGAATTGTCTCACGTATGGGGCGTAAAGGAAGAGCATGGGTACTTGGCGTTCTTGTTGCAATTCAAGGATTCCGTGCAGGATGCGGGGAAAGAGGTTCTGCTCGAGAAGCTTGCGATGCAGCTCCAATCGAAGGTTAAGCAATACCTGAAAGGAGCCGTTTCCATCGTAACGACGGAGCAATTCCGATTCCCCTCCGAGCTGTCCAAGCGATATCGGCACGCGCTAGCCTACTTTAGGCAGATCGTCGGAGATGAACGGGAATTCATCATGCGGGCGGGAGATTTGGAGAGCAGCTTGTCGCACGGTGCCTTGGATGCCATTCATACGCCTCCGGGCTTGAATAATCTGTTGGAGGCCGGACGATGGGATGCGGCCGAACTGAAGCTCCACGACATTTTCGCGGAATTGGATGAGAAATGGTCCGAATCCTGGGAGCATTGTTTGGAGACGGGGTCTATTATCGTTTCGACTTATGCTCATTTCGCGCACCGCAACGGTCACACGCTAGCCGGGTTGTTGGGAGATGAGATGGAGGCGGTGCAGAACGGGGAGGCATTTTCCTCCATCGGCAAACTCCGTAGCTGGTCCCTCGAAGGACTAGGCAAACTGAAAGAGGGAACGTCCAATGATGTGAAGGACATCCGCTCCGTCTACGTTAAGAAAATTCAAGAATTCGTGCAGGCCAACTTGCATCACGACGTGTCGCTTCGCGCGCTCGCGGATCACGTGAACCTGCATCCCACGCATCTGTCGAAGCTGTATAAGATCGAAACCGGCGAAGGAGTAAGCGAATACGTATCCCGGTTGAGATTGGAGACGGCCTGCCATAAGCTGAAGACGACCGACCGGAAAGTATACGAGATCAGCGCGGACATCGGATATCTGGACCCGGCGTATTTCATTAAAGTGTTCAAGAGGCAGTTCGGAGTTACGCCGCAGGAATACCGGGAAAGAAATTAA
- a CDS encoding sensor histidine kinase — translation MKLGSGMGYMKNRMGSKTSLFAKINLLILVLFIPIVILFTYSNGVTSNVIGKELQDSNIKQLSFLSSQIESRIKQTMDFVVTFSRDPNVRKFNGLNIWDDRYDRMQTRYVIQEKMMLQSGVMGIWPVQFTVYSQQNKEAITNASDKVEYDPEYLKRNMTGKWSYGDGQTTVAGQSKAFHWFYSDSFGQQDALRGSNLVVQASFNHDNLQNMLDTYKAGGQGDPLFYHKGEAPILNRSASPALTEELVRYLDGKMLGDTAQEVVKLDDKSYLMSAVKSPNLEWYLVDIVPLDQILGPISFSRNFFYLAMILLFVVGISASVLMYRNVQRPIRKLVRGLQSVQRGDFSVRLDSNTNNEFAFLFYRFNDMSIQIQSLIENVLSEKLLAREATLKQLQAQINPHFLYNCIGYMINMAQMKDEEAVVSMGYNLSAYYRYITRMERPTAALSEEIQLIHNYLDIQKLRNGRIHYHIDIPEDMMKQQVPRLMLQPIVENAVIHGVGKSYSSGEIRITGTISGGFCKLFVDDDGPGMDEEQLEALNRKMREPMQEDRGYGFWNTNQRIIHQFGERSSLLFVKSELGGFRTEIVWEIPANENRNPSHPQGDRPNANDHR, via the coding sequence ATGAAGTTGGGCAGCGGCATGGGGTATATGAAAAATAGAATGGGATCCAAAACAAGCCTGTTCGCGAAAATAAACTTATTGATTCTCGTACTGTTCATACCGATCGTTATTTTGTTTACTTACTCCAACGGAGTCACGTCCAACGTTATCGGCAAGGAACTTCAAGATTCGAACATTAAGCAGCTTTCATTCCTTTCCAGTCAAATCGAATCGCGTATCAAACAGACGATGGATTTCGTAGTCACCTTCTCGAGAGATCCGAACGTTCGTAAGTTCAACGGTCTGAACATATGGGACGATCGTTACGATCGAATGCAGACGAGATACGTGATCCAGGAAAAGATGATGCTTCAATCCGGGGTCATGGGCATTTGGCCGGTCCAATTTACCGTTTATTCGCAACAGAACAAAGAAGCGATCACGAACGCCAGCGATAAGGTAGAATACGACCCGGAGTATTTGAAAAGAAACATGACCGGCAAATGGTCGTACGGGGACGGACAAACGACGGTGGCGGGTCAATCGAAGGCGTTTCATTGGTTTTATTCCGATTCGTTCGGTCAGCAAGATGCGCTTAGAGGGAGTAATTTGGTCGTACAAGCCAGCTTTAACCACGATAATCTCCAGAACATGCTGGACACCTATAAGGCCGGCGGTCAAGGCGATCCGTTATTTTACCATAAGGGAGAGGCTCCCATCCTGAACCGTAGCGCTTCCCCTGCTTTGACTGAAGAACTGGTTCGATATTTAGACGGTAAAATGTTGGGGGATACGGCTCAGGAAGTCGTCAAGTTAGACGATAAAAGCTACTTAATGAGCGCGGTGAAGTCGCCTAATCTGGAATGGTATTTGGTGGACATCGTTCCGCTGGATCAAATCCTCGGCCCGATTTCGTTCAGTCGCAATTTTTTCTATTTGGCCATGATTTTGCTCTTCGTCGTCGGAATATCCGCTTCCGTATTGATGTACAGGAACGTTCAACGACCGATCCGCAAGCTTGTCCGAGGATTGCAAAGCGTGCAACGGGGAGATTTCTCCGTTCGGCTCGATTCCAATACGAACAACGAATTCGCCTTCCTGTTCTACCGGTTTAACGATATGTCCATACAGATCCAAAGCTTAATCGAGAACGTATTAAGCGAGAAGCTTCTCGCGCGCGAAGCGACGTTAAAGCAACTTCAAGCGCAAATAAATCCTCATTTTCTGTACAACTGTATCGGATACATGATTAATATGGCCCAAATGAAGGATGAAGAAGCGGTCGTCTCGATGGGATATAACCTTAGCGCTTATTATCGTTACATTACCCGAATGGAACGGCCGACGGCGGCATTAAGTGAGGAAATCCAATTGATTCATAATTACTTGGACATCCAGAAGCTTCGCAACGGCAGAATTCATTATCATATCGATATTCCCGAAGACATGATGAAGCAGCAGGTTCCTCGCTTGATGTTGCAGCCGATCGTAGAGAACGCCGTCATACATGGAGTAGGAAAGAGCTATTCGTCGGGAGAGATTCGGATTACGGGTACAATATCGGGCGGCTTCTGCAAGCTGTTCGTGGACGATGACGGTCCCGGAATGGACGAAGAACAGTTAGAGGCGCTTAATCGCAAAATGCGGGAACCGATGCAAGAAGATAGGGGTTACGGCTTCTGGAACACGAATCAGCGGATCATTCACCAATTCGGCGAAAGATCATCGCTTCTATTCGTCAAGTCGGAGCTCGGAGGATTTCGAACGGAGATCGTCTGGGAGATTCCCGCGAACGAAAACCGCAATCCATCCCATCCACAAGGAGATCGACCAAATGCAAATGATCATCGTTGA
- a CDS encoding ABC transporter permease — MKENTLRNDNLKAVRKSEKRKGYKIPWTLHLMVLPAVLLVFVFSYLPMSGIIMAFQDYKAALGFTGSEWVGLKHFRYMFENDYFVKIIWNTLLFACSKVVLNLIIPFTFALMLNEVRHMGYKRSIQTLVYLPHFLSWVILSGILIDLLSQTGIVNQFLMNVFGLDKPIFFLGDGTWFRITIIVSDVWKEFGFNTIVFLAALSGINPSLYEAAEVDGAGRFKQTMHITIPSLVPILIVVATLALGNVMNANFDQVFNLYSPMIYQQGDIIDTFVYREGLLSGQFSFATAVSLFKSVISLTLIVISYRIAYKVAGYRIF, encoded by the coding sequence ATGAAAGAAAATACGCTTCGGAACGACAACCTCAAAGCCGTCCGGAAATCCGAAAAAAGAAAAGGATACAAAATTCCGTGGACTCTGCACTTGATGGTGCTGCCGGCCGTCCTGCTGGTTTTCGTCTTTTCCTATTTGCCTATGTCGGGCATTATTATGGCCTTCCAAGATTATAAGGCCGCGCTTGGATTCACCGGTTCGGAATGGGTCGGCTTAAAGCACTTCCGCTATATGTTCGAGAACGATTATTTCGTGAAAATCATTTGGAATACGCTATTGTTCGCTTGCTCCAAAGTCGTATTGAACCTGATCATCCCGTTTACGTTCGCCCTGATGCTGAACGAAGTCAGGCATATGGGATACAAACGATCCATCCAGACGCTCGTTTATTTACCCCACTTTCTATCCTGGGTTATCCTCTCGGGAATTCTGATCGACTTGCTTTCCCAGACCGGGATCGTCAACCAATTCCTGATGAACGTATTCGGTCTCGATAAGCCGATCTTCTTCCTTGGCGACGGAACTTGGTTCCGGATTACGATCATCGTCAGTGACGTATGGAAAGAATTCGGATTTAACACGATCGTCTTCCTGGCCGCATTGTCGGGAATCAATCCTTCGCTATACGAAGCAGCCGAAGTCGACGGCGCGGGCCGGTTCAAGCAAACGATGCATATTACGATTCCTTCGCTCGTGCCGATTCTGATCGTCGTCGCCACGCTTGCGTTGGGTAACGTAATGAACGCGAACTTCGACCAAGTATTTAACTTGTACAGTCCGATGATTTACCAACAAGGCGATATCATAGACACGTTCGTCTACCGGGAAGGATTGCTGAGCGGACAATTCAGTTTCGCTACGGCTGTCAGCTTATTCAAATCGGTCATAAGTTTGACCTTGATCGTCATTTCGTACCGCATCGCCTATAAAGTTGCCGGATATCGAATTTTCTAG
- a CDS encoding carbohydrate ABC transporter permease, which produces MYHKTLPYRIFSVFNYTMLGIISIVCLLPLFHLLMVSLSSTAPANAGLVSFWPVDFTFEAYARTFENSNFLTSLGVSLKRTILGTAMALAVNAVAAYALSKDTRVFRARNVYLWYFVVTMLFTGGLIPAYILILKLGLLNNLLALILPGLVTVYNIILLLNFFRTVPKELEEAAFMDGAGHLRSFFSIYLPISLPAIATIALFTMVGHWNAYFDGLIYMKQAEKLPLASFMQTVIVADNMTGFDVSVVINKSQRTIKAAQIFIGALPILIVYPFLQRFFVKGVVIGAVKE; this is translated from the coding sequence ATGTACCACAAAACGTTGCCCTATCGCATTTTCAGCGTATTTAACTATACGATGCTCGGCATCATCTCGATCGTTTGTTTGCTTCCTCTATTCCATTTGCTGATGGTATCATTAAGCTCGACCGCTCCGGCTAACGCCGGGCTCGTATCGTTCTGGCCGGTCGACTTCACGTTCGAGGCTTACGCAAGAACATTCGAGAACTCTAATTTCTTAACGTCCCTTGGGGTTTCGTTAAAAAGAACCATCCTAGGAACGGCGATGGCACTGGCCGTCAACGCCGTTGCCGCTTACGCGTTATCCAAGGATACGCGCGTATTTCGTGCCAGGAACGTATACCTTTGGTATTTTGTCGTCACGATGCTCTTTACCGGGGGACTTATCCCGGCCTACATCCTAATCTTGAAGCTCGGTTTATTAAATAACCTGTTGGCGTTGATTCTTCCCGGCTTGGTCACGGTCTATAACATCATCTTGCTCTTGAACTTCTTCCGTACCGTGCCGAAAGAGCTGGAAGAGGCCGCGTTCATGGACGGAGCCGGGCATCTTCGAAGCTTCTTCTCCATCTACCTTCCGATCTCCTTACCGGCGATCGCGACGATCGCGTTGTTCACGATGGTCGGCCACTGGAACGCTTATTTCGACGGTCTGATCTATATGAAGCAAGCCGAGAAGCTTCCGCTCGCCAGCTTTATGCAAACCGTAATCGTAGCCGATAATATGACGGGTTTCGACGTATCGGTCGTCATCAACAAGTCGCAGCGAACGATCAAAGCGGCTCAGATCTTCATCGGGGCGTTACCGATCCTGATCGTGTACCCGTTCTTGCAACGCTTCTTCGTTAAAGGCGTCGTCATCGGCGCCGTTAAGGAATAG
- a CDS encoding CapA family protein, which produces MYKRNCIYLLGVMTLAVVMTACAESANKEGAMNTEQTGTVQQNRVPTEAECKEKADDCHSEAADSALQILVNKTHSLGKDEVPPDLVTVDVPTVLDNPEVNQMKEEAAQALKELFGEAEKSGMKLYARSGYRSYRTQVALFQGYMDKHGEEAANRFSAKAGQSEHQTGLVMDITSDSASLQLSEQFGETDEGRWVSENAHKHGFIIRYPKGKEAITGYIYEPWHLRYLGVDLATKVYESGLTFEEYLVESQKAKSDDSEQGSHTNITLAAAGDIMFHKEQLKSGYDPVTKSYDFKEFFEEVKPIISAADIAIANFETTTGGTETYEYMGYPRFNSPDEVLDSIQDAGFDVMATANNHSLDTGKKGLIRTLEKIKGSGMDSVGTYAKRPGTRVLMKEIKGVKLAFLSYTESTNGLANALSSEDRDSIINIIDEQKIKEDIQYAKDRQADVIIAFVHWGNEYERKPTREQVKWAQLMAEEGVGIILGSHPHVIQRSEQLKLNGNSAFVVYSMGNFISNQRTETLDNEYTEDGIIIHFEIRKNNETNETKIVKVKYIPTWVYRNLDQGQQAFTYRILPIESYADKNRLSEDDKRRMQRSYKDTIAQMNAPVYAN; this is translated from the coding sequence ATGTACAAACGCAATTGTATTTATCTCCTTGGCGTCATGACTCTTGCCGTCGTAATGACGGCATGCGCCGAGTCTGCGAACAAAGAAGGAGCTATGAATACGGAACAAACGGGGACCGTGCAACAGAATCGGGTACCTACGGAGGCAGAGTGCAAAGAAAAAGCGGACGATTGCCATTCCGAGGCTGCGGACAGCGCTCTCCAAATATTAGTCAACAAAACGCATAGCCTTGGCAAGGACGAAGTGCCTCCCGATTTGGTAACCGTCGATGTTCCGACCGTTCTGGATAATCCCGAGGTCAACCAGATGAAGGAGGAGGCGGCTCAAGCGCTCAAGGAGTTGTTCGGCGAGGCAGAGAAATCAGGGATGAAGCTTTACGCTCGTTCCGGTTATAGGTCGTATCGAACGCAGGTCGCTTTGTTTCAAGGATACATGGACAAGCATGGGGAGGAAGCGGCTAACCGGTTCAGCGCTAAAGCAGGACAAAGCGAACACCAGACCGGCTTGGTGATGGATATAACGAGCGACAGCGCTTCGCTGCAGCTATCGGAACAATTCGGAGAGACGGATGAAGGCCGATGGGTGAGCGAGAATGCTCACAAGCACGGTTTTATAATCAGGTATCCGAAAGGCAAGGAAGCAATTACCGGTTACATTTACGAACCGTGGCATTTACGCTATTTAGGTGTTGATCTGGCAACTAAAGTCTATGAAAGCGGACTGACGTTCGAAGAGTATTTGGTAGAGTCGCAAAAGGCCAAAAGCGATGATTCCGAACAAGGATCACATACAAACATAACCCTTGCGGCGGCGGGAGACATCATGTTCCATAAGGAGCAGTTGAAGAGCGGATACGACCCCGTTACGAAATCTTACGACTTTAAAGAGTTTTTCGAAGAAGTGAAGCCGATTATCAGTGCCGCGGATATTGCGATCGCCAACTTCGAAACGACGACCGGCGGAACGGAAACTTATGAATATATGGGATATCCCAGGTTTAATTCGCCCGATGAAGTGCTCGACTCGATTCAAGACGCGGGGTTCGACGTGATGGCAACGGCCAATAACCATAGCTTGGATACGGGGAAGAAAGGGCTCATCCGCACGCTAGAGAAGATTAAGGGCAGCGGGATGGATTCCGTTGGAACGTATGCGAAACGACCCGGTACGAGGGTGCTGATGAAGGAAATAAAAGGCGTAAAGCTGGCTTTCCTATCCTATACCGAGAGCACGAATGGTCTTGCCAACGCGCTATCGTCCGAAGATCGGGATTCCATCATTAATATCATCGACGAGCAAAAGATCAAAGAAGATATCCAATACGCGAAAGATCGGCAAGCAGACGTCATTATTGCCTTCGTACATTGGGGAAACGAATACGAGCGCAAGCCGACGAGAGAACAGGTGAAGTGGGCCCAACTGATGGCAGAAGAGGGCGTCGGCATTATTCTGGGCAGTCATCCCCACGTGATCCAGAGGTCCGAGCAATTGAAGTTGAACGGAAACAGCGCCTTCGTCGTTTATTCTATGGGTAACTTCATTTCCAACCAAAGGACGGAAACGCTTGACAACGAGTACACCGAGGATGGAATCATTATTCATTTTGAAATTCGGAAGAACAACGAAACCAACGAAACGAAAATCGTTAAGGTGAAATATATTCCGACTTGGGTTTACAGAAATTTGGATCAAGGACAACAAGCATTCACTTATAGAATACTTCCGATTGAAAGTTATGCCGACAAGAATCGGTTGTCCGAGGACGATAAGCGAAGAATGCAGCGTTCTTATAAGGATACGATTGCTCAGATGAACGCGCCTGTTTATGCCAATTAA